The proteins below are encoded in one region of Paenibacillus albus:
- the selD gene encoding selenide, water dikinase SelD, producing the protein MADSIQDIKLTSYSSKGGCGCKIGPADLAAVLRNLPAAKPDPNLLVGLDTSDDAGVYKLTDELALVQTLDFFTPIVDNPYDFGQIAAANAISDIYAMGGKPLTVLNIVAFPISTLDKRVLSEILRGAADKVEEAGATLVGGHSIDDKEPKFGLAVTGLVHPNKVRANAGAKPGDRLILTKPIGVGILTTSIKKDQLTPDETERLTKVMATLNKTAAETMEPFDVHGCTDVTGFGLVGHALEMAKGSKVSVHIQKQSVPLLPRVRELAEQGFVPGGTKNNFAHVQDDVTFADEIDQIDRYILCDAVTSGGLLIAIAGEQAEALLDALKEKGVEASLIGEVTDERPGHIFVQ; encoded by the coding sequence ATGGCGGATTCCATTCAAGATATTAAATTAACTTCTTATTCGAGCAAAGGCGGCTGCGGCTGCAAAATCGGCCCTGCTGATCTAGCGGCGGTACTCCGCAATCTGCCTGCTGCGAAACCGGACCCAAACCTGCTTGTCGGTCTCGACACGAGCGATGATGCAGGCGTTTATAAGCTAACAGACGAGCTCGCACTTGTGCAGACGCTCGACTTCTTCACGCCGATTGTCGATAATCCGTACGACTTCGGCCAAATCGCGGCAGCTAACGCGATTAGCGATATTTATGCGATGGGCGGCAAGCCGCTGACGGTCCTAAATATCGTCGCGTTCCCAATCTCGACGCTTGATAAACGCGTACTTAGCGAGATTCTGCGCGGTGCGGCAGATAAGGTGGAGGAAGCCGGGGCTACGCTTGTAGGCGGCCATTCGATAGATGATAAAGAACCGAAGTTCGGTCTTGCCGTGACCGGACTTGTCCATCCTAATAAAGTGCGCGCGAATGCAGGCGCGAAGCCTGGCGACCGGTTGATTCTGACGAAGCCGATCGGAGTTGGCATTCTGACGACCTCGATCAAGAAAGACCAGCTCACGCCGGATGAGACGGAGCGGCTAACGAAGGTAATGGCGACGCTCAACAAGACAGCAGCTGAGACGATGGAGCCGTTCGATGTGCATGGCTGTACGGATGTGACGGGCTTTGGTTTAGTCGGCCACGCGCTGGAGATGGCAAAGGGCAGCAAGGTAAGCGTGCATATTCAGAAGCAGAGCGTGCCGCTGCTGCCGAGAGTTCGTGAGCTGGCGGAGCAAGGTTTCGTGCCGGGCGGAACGAAAAATAACTTCGCGCATGTCCAAGATGACGTAACTTTTGCGGATGAAATCGATCAGATCGACCGTTATATTTTGTGTGACGCCGTAACTTCAGGCGGGCTGCTCATTGCAATTGCAGGCGAGCAAGCGGAGGCACTGCTAGATGCGCTGAAGGAGAAGGGCGTCGAAGCAAGCTTAATCGGCGAAGTGACCGACGAGCGTCCTGGACATATTTTCGTACAATAA
- a CDS encoding extracellular solute-binding protein produces the protein MKRKQALKGSAALLLATTMVVVAGCGGNNANTSSNDSTKTNNTASTTTNNTSTAADNSTKTDNSATTNNSAATNNTSTNEPAAPAKEPITFKVQMAATTNELENTDVYNEIVKQTGVTMKIETFDEEKFKVQLAGGDLPDIIQVQSKYLKQLIDGKLIIPLDDLVTSNGAEIQKPGFEKSLAYSKQFWSNDTGKLYEIPVQVGQKGWGFEQTTGFTVRWDYYKELGYPKVESIDDMVNVLADMVAKHPKSADGKKVYGTAIWNDWGTWGLSSMGLMINDGSPVVNNYTDTAKSGIWATSEFMYKAKQKGILDPDAFTAKYDDIVTKASQGTLLNSIATWPFQNVNAELLKEGPDKGFVTLPLDWGFAWAAGNTIAGWADRGWAITANCKDPARAMDLINFLSSEQGSRLMESGIQGVQWDMVDGKPQMKPETVELSKAGGDAWKKTGIGMMANQQGLSDDTVLSDGGPVNLFNTPEVFTTKLNTLNKDYSDHFGVAYPAAAYKKYEDSGQVKSLNSMPQDVQAAMPQAPDDMKRIQTKLDDLITKGIPDIVLHAKNDADYKDRQQKLIDKLNKAGAEEFYQWQLKAFDDTNKKFQ, from the coding sequence ATGAAGAGAAAGCAGGCTCTGAAAGGATCGGCTGCCTTACTGCTAGCAACGACGATGGTCGTCGTAGCTGGTTGCGGCGGCAACAATGCGAATACTTCCTCGAACGACTCCACCAAGACGAATAATACAGCTTCGACGACGACGAACAATACGAGCACGGCTGCGGACAACAGCACGAAGACAGATAATAGCGCGACAACCAATAACAGCGCGGCGACCAACAATACGAGCACCAACGAGCCTGCGGCACCTGCCAAAGAACCGATCACCTTCAAAGTGCAAATGGCGGCGACAACGAATGAACTGGAGAACACCGACGTCTATAACGAGATCGTAAAACAAACCGGTGTCACGATGAAGATCGAAACATTCGACGAAGAGAAGTTCAAGGTTCAACTGGCTGGCGGAGATCTTCCCGACATTATTCAAGTGCAGAGCAAGTATTTAAAGCAATTGATTGATGGCAAGCTCATCATTCCGCTCGACGATCTCGTGACATCGAACGGAGCGGAGATTCAGAAACCCGGCTTCGAGAAAAGCCTTGCATACAGTAAGCAATTCTGGAGCAATGATACGGGCAAGCTTTACGAAATTCCGGTTCAAGTGGGGCAGAAGGGCTGGGGCTTCGAGCAAACAACCGGCTTTACAGTCCGCTGGGATTATTACAAAGAGCTCGGCTATCCGAAGGTCGAGAGCATCGACGATATGGTGAACGTGCTGGCGGACATGGTTGCGAAGCATCCGAAATCGGCCGATGGCAAGAAAGTATACGGTACTGCGATTTGGAACGACTGGGGCACATGGGGTCTCAGCAGCATGGGACTTATGATTAATGACGGCTCGCCTGTCGTGAACAACTACACGGATACGGCGAAGAGCGGCATTTGGGCGACTTCCGAGTTCATGTACAAAGCCAAGCAGAAGGGCATTCTCGATCCGGATGCTTTTACGGCCAAATATGATGACATCGTCACCAAAGCCAGCCAAGGCACGCTACTGAATTCCATTGCCACTTGGCCTTTCCAGAATGTGAACGCAGAGCTGCTCAAAGAAGGTCCGGACAAAGGCTTCGTGACACTTCCTCTGGATTGGGGCTTCGCATGGGCTGCCGGCAATACGATTGCAGGCTGGGCTGACCGCGGCTGGGCGATTACTGCGAACTGTAAAGATCCGGCTCGTGCGATGGATCTAATCAACTTCCTATCCTCGGAGCAAGGCTCGCGCCTGATGGAAAGCGGCATTCAAGGCGTTCAATGGGATATGGTGGATGGCAAGCCGCAGATGAAGCCTGAAACGGTCGAGCTGTCCAAAGCCGGCGGCGATGCGTGGAAGAAGACGGGGATTGGCATGATGGCGAATCAGCAAGGTCTATCTGATGATACCGTGCTCAGCGACGGCGGTCCGGTTAATCTGTTCAATACGCCGGAAGTGTTCACGACGAAGCTGAATACGCTGAATAAAGACTACTCGGACCACTTCGGCGTGGCGTATCCGGCAGCAGCCTATAAGAAGTATGAAGATTCGGGTCAAGTGAAGTCGCTCAATTCCATGCCGCAGGATGTGCAAGCCGCGATGCCTCAGGCTCCGGACGATATGAAGCGAATACAGACCAAGCTCGACGATCTCATTACGAAGGGTATCCCGGACATTGTCCTCCACGCGAAGAACGATGCGGATTACAAGGACAGACAGCAGAAGCTGATCGATAAGCTGAACAAAGCAGGCGCTGAAGAATTCTATCAATGGCAGCTGAAGGCGTTCGACGACACGAATAAGAAATTCCAATAA
- a CDS encoding winged helix-turn-helix domain-containing protein: MANLTITKQQARRFLTYYHGLSEKNSDLEGKAGIMAFIERVGSIQFDPLNVVGMNHELVLQARIPQFDRAMLRQLLYEDRLLFDQWDKCMSIVPVTDWPYFARFRRQHEAWCSSNQDTVNQVYSEIETRGPLCSSDLDYAEKVDWGWGPTRLSRAALEGMYYAGSLVVHHKVGTRRFYDLAKRCIPETLYAESDPIEADEQYFAWNVLRRVGSIGLLWNRPSDAWIGIRGMKSRNRNDAFKQLLASGQLIEVHVEGVAYPLYIRARDLGLFERSMEVSDDSMKRTSLLAPLDNFMWDRALIKELFDFEYRWEVYKPAAEREYGYYVLPVVYGDQLVARVEFANQRKKSPLTILNWWWERDLTVDAAMRDTVVECLERFAAYLGTTFDRSSFA, from the coding sequence ATGGCGAACCTAACGATTACGAAGCAGCAGGCAAGACGATTCCTGACATATTATCATGGGCTTAGCGAGAAAAATTCCGACTTGGAAGGCAAAGCAGGCATTATGGCTTTCATTGAACGTGTCGGCAGCATTCAGTTTGATCCGCTCAATGTGGTAGGAATGAACCATGAGCTTGTCCTCCAAGCGCGCATTCCGCAATTTGACCGAGCAATGCTCAGGCAGCTGCTCTATGAAGATCGACTGCTGTTTGATCAGTGGGATAAGTGTATGTCGATAGTTCCGGTTACGGATTGGCCGTATTTTGCACGCTTCCGCAGGCAGCACGAAGCATGGTGCAGCTCCAATCAAGACACCGTGAATCAGGTTTATTCGGAGATTGAGACTCGCGGCCCTCTCTGCTCGAGCGATCTGGACTATGCGGAGAAGGTCGATTGGGGCTGGGGTCCGACGAGGCTGTCACGCGCAGCGCTGGAAGGGATGTATTATGCTGGCTCACTTGTCGTTCACCATAAAGTCGGCACGCGCAGATTCTACGATCTTGCGAAGCGATGTATTCCTGAGACGCTCTATGCTGAGTCCGATCCGATCGAAGCGGACGAGCAGTATTTTGCATGGAATGTACTTCGGCGGGTTGGCAGTATTGGCCTCCTATGGAACCGGCCAAGCGACGCTTGGATCGGCATTCGGGGGATGAAGAGCCGCAATCGTAACGACGCATTCAAGCAGCTGCTCGCAAGCGGACAGCTCATCGAGGTACATGTTGAAGGAGTTGCATACCCCCTCTACATCCGTGCTCGCGATCTTGGATTGTTTGAGCGATCAATGGAAGTAAGCGATGATAGTATGAAGCGTACGAGCCTGCTAGCTCCACTTGATAATTTCATGTGGGATCGGGCGCTTATTAAGGAACTGTTCGACTTCGAGTATCGGTGGGAAGTTTACAAGCCTGCGGCGGAACGTGAGTACGGCTACTACGTGCTGCCCGTCGTATACGGCGATCAGCTCGTCGCACGGGTCGAGTTTGCTAACCAGCGCAAAAAATCACCGCTTACGATACTCAATTGGTGGTGGGAACGCGATTTGACAGTGGACGCAGCGATGCGCGACACCGTTGTGGAGTGCTTGGAGCGGTTTGCCGCGTATCTTGGAACGACATTTGATCGTTCCAGCTTTGCATAA
- a CDS encoding aminoglycoside N(3)-acetyltransferase — MERVNESAWPVTRNSLADDLTALGVTKGMTIIVHSSLKSMNRWIVGGASAVVMALEDAIGEAGTLVMPTHSGDLSDPAPWQYPPVPEAWWPLIREEMPAFQPDLTPTRGMGAVVECFRKQEGTMRSYHPQVSFAARGPQAAYLTAGHSLAFGLGEQSPLAKLYERGASVLLFGVDHSNNTSLHLAEYRASYASKQQVTNYSPILVNGRREWTAYEDVNVNSDDFDVLGLAFEEETGCVKLGQIGDAVIRLVPVRELVDYGVKWLEANRK; from the coding sequence GTGGAACGAGTGAATGAGTCAGCATGGCCGGTGACACGGAATTCGCTCGCAGATGATCTGACAGCGCTCGGCGTCACTAAAGGGATGACGATCATCGTGCATTCCTCGCTGAAATCCATGAACCGCTGGATTGTTGGCGGTGCAAGCGCGGTCGTAATGGCGCTCGAGGATGCCATTGGCGAAGCAGGAACGCTTGTCATGCCGACTCATAGCGGCGACTTGTCCGATCCTGCACCGTGGCAATACCCGCCTGTGCCGGAAGCGTGGTGGCCGCTGATTCGCGAGGAGATGCCTGCGTTTCAGCCGGATCTGACTCCTACGCGCGGAATGGGCGCAGTTGTGGAATGCTTCCGTAAGCAGGAAGGGACGATGCGGAGCTATCATCCGCAGGTGTCTTTTGCAGCGAGAGGTCCTCAGGCGGCTTACCTTACGGCGGGACATTCACTTGCGTTTGGGCTTGGCGAACAGTCGCCGCTTGCAAAGCTGTATGAAAGAGGGGCCTCGGTGCTCCTCTTCGGCGTTGATCATAGCAATAATACATCCCTTCATCTCGCCGAATACCGCGCAAGCTATGCGAGCAAGCAGCAGGTGACCAATTATTCGCCTATTCTGGTTAATGGCAGACGAGAGTGGACGGCGTACGAGGATGTTAATGTGAACTCGGATGACTTTGATGTACTCGGGCTGGCATTCGAAGAAGAGACAGGCTGTGTGAAGCTTGGACAAATTGGCGATGCGGTGATCCGCTTAGTACCGGTTCGTGAGCTGGTTGATTATGGTGTGAAATGGCTGGAAGCGAATCGGAAGTAA
- a CDS encoding phytanoyl-CoA dioxygenase family protein — protein MNLKVSQEELDTLTLKPETIELAANLVKINGYVIIENAVPKEKVSELFTSFKKAMDWFIEKHGHDVYLKAKGFNEGTNHLGIFLPFEAPFNDSLVIEHPFAMAIIDKVLGPEYSVTLFSSNTSLPGGQKTQPVHADYGARFGDQCQVSLPITDLVFNIPLVDVHDGNGPMEIWPGGTHLMPDSWYGPNAPKPEDLAQYMQSMKVHMPAGSILIRDVRMWHRGTPNKGNEIRPNIALIYSSVDRDNRVQIPQETYDNMSPRAKKLFRWQKIGFPAIEPTHE, from the coding sequence GTGAATTTGAAAGTCAGTCAAGAAGAATTGGATACACTAACACTTAAACCGGAAACAATTGAGCTAGCCGCTAACCTGGTTAAGATTAACGGCTATGTTATTATTGAGAACGCTGTTCCTAAAGAGAAAGTATCGGAGCTGTTCACGTCATTTAAGAAGGCGATGGACTGGTTCATTGAGAAGCATGGTCATGATGTTTATCTGAAGGCGAAAGGCTTCAACGAAGGCACGAACCACCTCGGCATCTTCCTTCCGTTCGAAGCTCCGTTCAACGATTCGCTTGTTATTGAGCATCCGTTTGCAATGGCAATCATCGACAAGGTGCTTGGTCCTGAGTACAGCGTAACGTTGTTCTCGTCTAACACTTCGCTGCCAGGCGGACAGAAGACACAACCGGTTCACGCTGACTACGGCGCTCGCTTCGGCGATCAATGCCAAGTGTCGCTGCCGATTACGGATCTTGTATTCAACATTCCGCTTGTTGACGTACACGATGGCAATGGCCCAATGGAAATTTGGCCAGGTGGAACACACTTGATGCCGGACAGCTGGTACGGCCCGAACGCGCCGAAGCCGGAAGATCTTGCGCAATACATGCAATCGATGAAAGTGCATATGCCTGCAGGCTCCATCCTGATCCGCGACGTTCGTATGTGGCACAGAGGAACGCCTAACAAAGGCAACGAAATTCGTCCGAATATCGCACTCATCTACAGCTCTGTAGACCGCGACAACCGGGTACAAATTCCGCAAGAGACGTACGACAACATGTCGCCGCGCGCTAAGAAGCTGTTCCGTTGGCAGAAGATTGGCTTCCCGGCAATCGAGCCTACGCACGAGTAA
- a CDS encoding ABC transporter permease, which translates to MKLKANRVTLFLMVIPFVILVFLFNYIPLFGWLYAFYDYKPGIPLSQTEFVGLKFFRWAIEEKEDLLRVLTNTLALSFLSILASPLSAIFAILLNELNSKRFRKVVQTLTTLPNFISWIIVYSLATFMFSSGGLLNEVLMKLHLIEEPTTILGNSGATWWFQTAITVWKSLGWGAIIYLAAIAGIDTELYDAAKVDGAGRFQRILAITVPGIMPTFFVLLLLNIASVLSNGASGFEQNFVFYNSQVGDKIEALDYYVYRVGIATGDVSFGTAIGIAKTLVSVILLFSMNALSKRVRGHSVF; encoded by the coding sequence ATGAAGCTAAAAGCTAACCGCGTCACGCTGTTTCTCATGGTAATTCCGTTCGTCATTCTCGTGTTCCTCTTCAACTACATTCCGCTCTTCGGCTGGCTCTACGCGTTCTACGATTATAAGCCCGGCATTCCGCTGTCGCAGACCGAGTTCGTCGGGCTGAAGTTTTTTCGCTGGGCGATTGAGGAGAAGGAAGACCTTCTCCGCGTGCTCACGAATACGCTGGCGCTCTCTTTTCTCTCTATCCTCGCCTCTCCGTTATCCGCGATCTTCGCCATTTTGCTGAATGAGCTGAACAGCAAGCGATTTCGCAAAGTCGTCCAAACGCTTACAACGCTGCCGAACTTCATTAGCTGGATCATCGTATACTCGCTGGCGACGTTCATGTTCTCCTCCGGAGGATTGCTGAACGAGGTGCTGATGAAGCTGCACTTGATCGAGGAGCCGACAACGATACTCGGCAACTCCGGTGCGACTTGGTGGTTTCAAACTGCGATTACCGTATGGAAAAGCCTTGGCTGGGGGGCCATCATCTACTTGGCCGCTATAGCCGGGATCGATACCGAGCTGTACGATGCCGCGAAGGTAGACGGAGCGGGGAGATTCCAACGCATCCTTGCCATTACGGTTCCGGGAATCATGCCAACGTTCTTCGTCCTGCTGCTTCTGAACATTGCGAGCGTTCTCTCGAACGGCGCTTCCGGCTTCGAGCAGAATTTCGTCTTCTACAACTCGCAGGTGGGAGATAAGATCGAAGCGCTCGACTACTACGTGTACCGCGTCGGCATCGCGACAGGCGATGTGTCCTTCGGTACGGCAATCGGCATCGCGAAGACGCTGGTCAGCGTCATTTTGCTGTTCTCGATGAATGCGCTATCCAAGCGAGTGAGAGGGCATTCGGTATTTTAG
- a CDS encoding carbohydrate ABC transporter permease yields MKRDSSIWFDIVNYTIQALFTLLCVYPFYYIFIYSISDPQQALKGVFLLPTGFTIVNYTHIFRLDNMIHSFFISLLRTVIGTVVTIACSSWLAYAVTKNELYFRKTIYRFVVITMYFNAGLIPWYITMKQLGLKNNFMLYILPVAVVAYYVVLLKTFIEQLPQALEESAMMDGAGFFKIFTHVIFPLSMPIIATIAVFASVGQWNTWYDNYFLVSDDRLQTLQLILYNYLTDAQRIVSSSNLQDLNRGLATKISPDSIRITVTMVVTIPVLLVYPFLQRFFVKGLMLGAIKG; encoded by the coding sequence ATGAAGAGAGATTCGTCGATCTGGTTCGACATCGTGAACTATACGATTCAAGCGCTGTTCACGCTGCTCTGCGTTTACCCGTTCTATTACATCTTCATCTACTCCATTAGCGATCCGCAGCAAGCGCTGAAAGGCGTGTTCCTGCTGCCGACCGGCTTCACCATCGTGAACTACACGCACATTTTCCGGTTAGATAACATGATACATTCGTTCTTCATCTCCTTGCTGAGAACGGTGATCGGCACGGTGGTTACGATTGCGTGCAGCTCTTGGCTTGCTTATGCGGTCACGAAGAATGAGCTTTACTTCCGCAAGACGATCTACCGCTTCGTCGTCATTACGATGTACTTCAATGCCGGCCTCATTCCGTGGTACATCACGATGAAGCAATTGGGGCTGAAAAACAACTTCATGCTGTACATTCTGCCTGTCGCGGTCGTCGCTTACTACGTCGTACTGCTCAAAACCTTCATCGAACAGCTGCCGCAAGCGCTCGAGGAGTCAGCGATGATGGACGGAGCGGGGTTCTTCAAAATTTTCACGCACGTCATCTTCCCATTGTCCATGCCGATTATCGCGACGATCGCCGTGTTCGCTTCAGTTGGGCAGTGGAACACCTGGTATGACAACTATTTTCTCGTCTCGGACGACCGATTGCAAACCCTTCAGCTCATTCTCTACAACTACTTGACCGACGCGCAGCGTATTGTCTCTAGCAGCAATTTGCAGGATCTCAACCGAGGCCTCGCTACGAAAATCTCGCCGGATTCTATCCGCATCACAGTGACGATGGTCGTTACCATTCCAGTCTTACTCGTGTATCCGTTCCTGCAGCGCTTCTTCGTCAAAGGGTTAATGCTTGGCGCCATTAAGGGCTAG
- a CDS encoding QcrA and Rieske domain-containing protein codes for MKDRMPRQLSRRAFLGTTGKIALGVTAALTGTTGLFYYGAKTHKSNAESEAKVEQRPGNIADLGSHEELAALTEMTKIHYEAEYVDAWYTKPLRGFVYVTKDENGQLLILSPACTHLGCSVEPATTGQRAKTKGLVLFCPCHGAEFGKFGETVSTVVPRGLDTFEPIIAGGRVYFDAMQPIQRSEST; via the coding sequence ATGAAGGATCGTATGCCGCGACAGCTGTCGCGACGAGCTTTTCTAGGGACAACCGGCAAAATCGCTTTAGGTGTTACAGCTGCCTTGACGGGTACAACAGGACTATTCTATTACGGCGCAAAGACGCATAAGAGCAATGCGGAATCGGAAGCGAAAGTCGAGCAGCGGCCGGGAAACATTGCAGATTTAGGCAGCCATGAAGAGTTGGCGGCGCTAACTGAGATGACAAAAATCCATTATGAAGCCGAATATGTGGATGCTTGGTATACGAAGCCGCTTAGGGGATTCGTATATGTGACAAAGGATGAGAACGGACAGCTTCTTATTTTGTCGCCTGCTTGCACGCATCTGGGCTGCTCGGTTGAGCCTGCTACAACGGGACAGCGCGCGAAGACGAAGGGTTTGGTGCTTTTCTGCCCATGCCACGGCGCAGAGTTTGGCAAGTTTGGGGAAACGGTCAGCACCGTCGTGCCGCGAGGACTTGATACATTCGAGCCAATTATTGCCGGCGGTCGCGTATATTTTGATGCCATGCAGCCGATTCAGAGAAGCGAATCTACATAA
- a CDS encoding proline iminopeptidase-family hydrolase gives MNNRKSEEGFVDVPGGKVWYTRLTEDGGNGTPLVVLHGGPGNTHFALKHALGALANERPVIFYDQLGSGNSERPTDVSLWQTERFIDELACIREALGIAELHLLGHSWGTMLAASYLIERKPEGVRSVIFSSPCLSSELWKKDADRLITQLPVEVQQTITLHEEQGTTDSEEYQAAMKVYYDRHVLRLDPVPEIVKLSRPKGNKEVYMTMWGPSEFCPTGNLKTYDVTPQLHEITAPSLFLCGRYDEATPEATEHYQSLVPEAELHVFEESSHMSYMEETDAYLMTVRKFLHQVEG, from the coding sequence ATGAATAATAGGAAGAGCGAAGAAGGATTCGTAGACGTTCCCGGCGGAAAAGTGTGGTATACGCGGCTTACCGAAGACGGGGGCAATGGAACTCCACTTGTGGTGCTTCATGGTGGTCCCGGCAATACGCACTTTGCACTGAAGCATGCGCTTGGCGCGCTCGCGAATGAGCGGCCGGTCATCTTCTACGATCAGCTTGGATCAGGAAATTCCGAGCGGCCCACGGATGTATCGCTCTGGCAAACAGAACGTTTCATAGATGAATTGGCATGTATTCGCGAGGCTCTTGGGATTGCAGAGCTGCATCTGCTCGGACATTCCTGGGGCACGATGCTTGCGGCTTCGTACTTAATCGAACGCAAGCCGGAGGGCGTTCGCAGCGTTATTTTCTCCAGTCCATGCCTGAGCAGTGAGCTCTGGAAGAAGGATGCAGACAGACTCATCACACAGCTGCCTGTTGAAGTGCAGCAGACGATCACTCTTCATGAGGAACAAGGCACGACGGATTCCGAGGAATATCAAGCGGCGATGAAGGTGTATTATGATCGGCATGTGCTAAGGCTTGATCCGGTTCCGGAAATCGTTAAGCTCAGCAGGCCAAAAGGGAATAAAGAGGTTTACATGACGATGTGGGGACCTTCTGAATTTTGCCCAACTGGTAATTTGAAGACGTATGATGTGACACCGCAGCTTCATGAGATCACGGCTCCATCACTATTCTTATGTGGTCGTTACGATGAGGCAACTCCAGAGGCGACGGAGCACTACCAATCGCTTGTTCCAGAAGCAGAGCTTCACGTGTTCGAGGAAAGCTCGCATATGAGCTACATGGAAGAGACGGATGCTTATTTGATGACAGTAAGGAAGTTTCTTCATCAGGTGGAGGGGTAA
- the mnmH gene encoding tRNA 2-selenouridine(34) synthase MnmH yields the protein MFQDIAIEDLSALRQAGSLVTIDVRSPSEYADATIPGSLNIPLFNDEERAEIGTIYKQVSVQAAKERGLEIASAKLPAFIKEFSQIPGKKAVFCWRGGMRSKTSATVLDLMGIRTYRIEGGYRAYRQWVVSRLEELELTAPAYVLHGNTGTGKTAILRKLQEQSYPVLDIEHLAGHRGSIFGNIGMKSHNQKTFDALFSDELIRLESAPYFLMEAESKRVGKVVLPEKLVAKKEAGKHIWLELPLEARVSNLINDYKPWEHQEACLQSFRLIKSRIHTPIAAEIEWALKHEEYRMAIELLLIHYYDQRYSHSNTSYDLENRSVIKASSVDEAVLAIRELLEGESKK from the coding sequence ATGTTTCAAGATATTGCAATTGAAGATTTATCGGCACTACGACAAGCTGGAAGCCTCGTTACGATAGACGTAAGGTCGCCATCCGAATATGCGGACGCTACGATTCCCGGGAGCTTGAACATCCCGCTGTTTAATGATGAAGAACGCGCCGAGATTGGTACGATCTATAAGCAGGTGAGCGTGCAGGCTGCGAAAGAACGCGGTCTGGAGATTGCATCGGCGAAGCTGCCAGCATTCATTAAGGAGTTCTCGCAAATCCCAGGCAAGAAAGCGGTGTTCTGCTGGCGCGGGGGGATGCGGAGCAAGACGAGCGCAACCGTGCTCGATCTAATGGGGATACGCACGTACCGAATTGAAGGCGGTTATCGAGCTTATCGCCAGTGGGTTGTTAGTCGCTTAGAGGAGCTAGAGCTTACGGCACCCGCCTATGTGCTGCATGGCAACACAGGAACGGGGAAGACGGCTATACTGCGCAAGCTGCAGGAGCAGTCCTATCCGGTGCTGGATATTGAACATTTGGCTGGCCATCGCGGCTCGATCTTCGGCAACATTGGAATGAAATCTCACAATCAGAAGACATTCGACGCGCTGTTCTCTGATGAACTGATTCGGCTTGAATCCGCACCGTATTTTCTAATGGAAGCAGAGAGCAAGAGAGTCGGCAAGGTTGTATTGCCAGAGAAGCTTGTGGCGAAGAAAGAAGCGGGCAAGCATATTTGGCTGGAGCTTCCGCTTGAAGCGCGTGTGTCGAATTTGATAAATGACTATAAGCCGTGGGAGCATCAAGAAGCTTGCCTGCAATCGTTCCGGTTAATCAAATCGCGCATTCATACCCCGATTGCCGCTGAAATCGAGTGGGCGCTGAAGCATGAAGAGTACCGCATGGCGATTGAGCTGCTGCTAATTCACTATTATGATCAGCGCTACTCGCATTCGAATACAAGCTATGATCTGGAGAATCGTTCCGTCATTAAGGCAAGCTCGGTGGATGAAGCTGTGCTTGCGATTCGTGAGCTTTTGGAAGGAGAGTCCAAGAAATGA
- a CDS encoding zinc ribbon domain-containing protein, whose protein sequence is MIVCPYCDHEVEIHGGRCPECKEYLHEVTDEDFAEDRETTGMSVNELIEHRFKCAKCQSNAGRVKEVSMTGAGLSKLLDIEHNHFLFVSCQNCGFVEVYDPNVLHGKKAGSVGTILDILFGN, encoded by the coding sequence ATGATTGTATGTCCCTATTGCGATCATGAGGTTGAGATTCACGGCGGAAGATGTCCGGAATGCAAGGAGTATCTGCATGAAGTGACGGATGAAGATTTCGCGGAGGATCGCGAGACGACGGGGATGAGCGTGAACGAGCTGATCGAGCATCGGTTCAAGTGCGCGAAGTGCCAGTCGAACGCAGGCCGGGTGAAGGAAGTATCAATGACAGGCGCAGGTCTTAGCAAGCTGCTCGATATCGAGCATAATCATTTCTTGTTCGTCTCGTGCCAAAATTGCGGCTTCGTCGAAGTCTATGACCCGAATGTGCTGCACGGGAAGAAGGCGGGAAGCGTCGGCACGATATTGGATATTCTGTTTGGGAATTGA